The Streptomyces sp. B3I8 nucleotide sequence CGCGCCGGGCACAAGACGTACGACCTCAATCAGGGCACCTCGGGAACGGGCACACTGTTCACCGATGACAACGATGTCTGGGGCGACGGCACCCCGTCCGACCGTCAGACCGCCGGAGTCGACGTGGCCTACGGCGCCGCGGCCACCTGGGACTACTACAAGGAGGTCTTCGGCCGCGACGGCATCCGCAACGACGGCGTCGCCGCCTACAGCCGCGCCCACTACGGCCACAACTACGTCAACGCGTTCTGGCAGGACTCCTGCTTCTGCATGACGTACGGCGACGGCGAGGGCGACGACCACCCGCTGACCGCGCTCGACGTGGCGGCGCACGAGATGAGCCACGGCGTCACCGCCTCCACCGCGGGCCTCGTCTACTCGGGCGAGTCAGGCGGCCTGAACGAGGCGACCTCCGACATCTTCGCCGCCGCCGTGGAGTTCCACGAGAACCTCCCGGCCGACCCCGGCGACTACTTCGTCGGCGAGAAGATCGACATCAACGGCGACGGCACCCCGCTGCGCTACATGGACAAGCCCTCCCGGGACGGCGCCTCGCGCGACAACTGGAGCCCCACCCTCGGCGGCGTCGACGTCCACTACTCCTCCGGCCCCGCGAACCACTTCTTCTACCTGCTCTCCGAGGGCAGCGGCGCCCGGACCGTCAACGGCGTCGACTACGACAGCCCGACCTACGACGGCCGGCCCGTCACCGGCGTCGGCATCGAGAACGCCGCGGCCATCTGGTACCGCGCGCTGACCACGTACATGACCTCGACGACCGACTACGCCGGCGCCCGCACCGCCACCCTGTCGGCCGCCGCCGACCTGTTCGGCGCCTACAGCCCGACCTACCTGGCCGTCACCGACGCCTGGGCCGCGATCAACGTCGGCAACCGGGTCGCCCTGGGGGTCAACCTCGCCCCGACCGGCGACCAGATCAGCGGCATCGGCCAGGCGGTCGACCTCGGGCTCGACGCCTTCACCACCAACACCGGCGCCACCCTCACCTACACGGCCACCGGCCTGCCCGACGGGCTCACGATCAGCCCGGAGGGCCGGATCACCGGCACGCCGACCACCCTCGGCACCAGCGAGGTCACCGTCACGGCGACCGACAGCACCGGGGCGTCCGCCTCGGAGACCTTCGACTGGCGCATCGCCTACGTCTACGGCAGCACCACCCGGGTGGACATCCCGGACAACGGGGCCGCCGTGGAGTCGGCGGTGACCATCGCAGGCCGCGACGGCAACGCCTCCGCCACCACCTCCGTCTACGTCAACATCGTCCACACCTACCGCGGTGACCTCACCGTCGACCTCGTCGGACCGAACGGCACCTCCTACTCCCTGCTGAACCGCAGTGGCGGCTCCGCCGACAACGTCGACCAGACCTTCACGGTCGACGCCTCCGCGCAGCCGCTGGAGGGCACGTGGAAACTCCGCGTGCAGGACCGGGCGTCCGCGGACGTCGGATACGTCGCCCGCTGGCAGCTCACCCCGTGAGCTCCTGAGTTCCTGATCGCCGGACACAGGTCGAACGCCACGCCGCTGCCCGGCCCCCTCCCCGGGGCCGGGCAGCGGTGCGCCGGCGCCCGTGGTCACACCGCGGTGTCGGGGCGGACGGCGCCGAGGACCGGGGCGGTGGCCAGCGGCGTCAGGGTCACCGTCGCGCCGGGGCGCGGCGCCTGCACCACCATGCCGTGGCCCGCGTACATCGCCACGTGCGTCGCGTCGGGGTGGTACAGCACCAGGTCGCCCGGGCGCAGCGCGTTCAGCGGGACGTGCGGGAGCCGGGCCCACTGGTCCTGGCTCGTGCGGGGAATCGACCGGCCCGCCGCCCGCCAGGCCCGCGACGTCAGCCCCGAGCAGTCGTACGACGCCGGGCCCGCCGCTCCCCACCGGTACGGCTTGCCGATCTGGTCGACGGCGTACCGCAGCGCGCTGCCGGCCGCCGGCGACGGCGGGCGGTCGTCGTCGCCCATCGTGCCGGAGGCCAGCAGCTCGTTCTGGGCGGCGGCCGTCCGCTCCTGCTCCAGCCGCGTCAGCTCCGCGAGCCGTTCGGGGCTCAGCGAGGCGAGCAGCCGCTCCACACCGGCGAGTTTCGCGCGTACCGTGTCGCGGTCCT carries:
- a CDS encoding C40 family peptidase, whose translation is MSGRLLRLVCTVAVTASVVLAPTRAAADPAPDERPLSELLTDLSQQYRGAERATEAYNATAGKLARQRAEWARLDARLATARRSLDDGRGTAGRLARQQYQGVSGISPYVRLLLARDPQTMLDEGHVIGRLARERAEAVTRLSGGARRADALAHAARRALDRQRSLTEQRRKDRDTVRAKLAGVERLLASLSPERLAELTRLEQERTAAAQNELLASGTMGDDDRPPSPAAGSALRYAVDQIGKPYRWGAAGPASYDCSGLTSRAWRAAGRSIPRTSQDQWARLPHVPLNALRPGDLVLYHPDATHVAMYAGHGMVVQAPRPGATVTLTPLATAPVLGAVRPDTAV
- a CDS encoding M4 family metallopeptidase; the protein is MPQRHHTPARRRRATALALVALGSLLAVTTPQLATAAPAGPAPAGHHAVPRAGAAQTFLSPARRTALLKDARSAAAGTARRIGLGAEEKLVVKDVVKDADGTVHTRYDRTYAGLPVLGGDLVVHDKGGRTTVTKAHAARLTLPSLSPKLTASGAADKAEAVSRGRDVKGAEAENTPRLVVWAAGTARPVLAWESEVRGVQKDGTPSELRVVVDATTGKRLLAAEQVHTGTGTGQFVGTVPVGTTASGSGYQLVDPDRAGHKTYDLNQGTSGTGTLFTDDNDVWGDGTPSDRQTAGVDVAYGAAATWDYYKEVFGRDGIRNDGVAAYSRAHYGHNYVNAFWQDSCFCMTYGDGEGDDHPLTALDVAAHEMSHGVTASTAGLVYSGESGGLNEATSDIFAAAVEFHENLPADPGDYFVGEKIDINGDGTPLRYMDKPSRDGASRDNWSPTLGGVDVHYSSGPANHFFYLLSEGSGARTVNGVDYDSPTYDGRPVTGVGIENAAAIWYRALTTYMTSTTDYAGARTATLSAAADLFGAYSPTYLAVTDAWAAINVGNRVALGVNLAPTGDQISGIGQAVDLGLDAFTTNTGATLTYTATGLPDGLTISPEGRITGTPTTLGTSEVTVTATDSTGASASETFDWRIAYVYGSTTRVDIPDNGAAVESAVTIAGRDGNASATTSVYVNIVHTYRGDLTVDLVGPNGTSYSLLNRSGGSADNVDQTFTVDASAQPLEGTWKLRVQDRASADVGYVARWQLTP